The nucleotide sequence CGCGAGGACCTGTACTACCGGCTCTGTGTCATCCCCCTGCACCTGCCGCCGCTGCGCAGCCGCAAGGCGGACCTGGGCTCGCTGGCCGAGCACTTCGTGCGCACCTACGCCCCGCGTGGCCAGTCCGTGCGCTTCACGCCCGCGGCCCTGGAGCGGCTCCAGCACCACGCGTGGCCGGGCAACATCCGCGAGCTGCGCAACGTGGTGCACCGCGCGCTGCTGCTGCGCAAGGGGCCCCTCATCGACGCGGGGGACATCTCCTTCGACCAGGAGCTGAACCGCGAGACGGGCATCGCCGTGCCGGAGCTGCCGCCGGGGATGACGCTGGAGCAGATGTTGGAGAAGCTGGAGCGTCAAATCGTCGAGGCGGCGCTGCGGCGGTACAACAACAACCGCGAGCGCGTGGCCCGTGAGCTGGGCGTGGCCCGCTCCACCCTCTTCAAGCGGCTGAAGGACTGGGGCCTCACGAAGCAGGACGAGCAGGAGTAGAGGCCGTCTTCCAGGGAGGTGGGGGTGTCAGCAGATGGACGCCCCCGCCCCGGGAAAATGTGGCCCACGGTGCATGGCCCTGAAGGGCGATAGACCCTTCTGGCGGCTCATTCGTTCCATGTCCTGTACGTCCACCCCGGCGTGTCAGGAGAGCCCCCGTCATGCACGCATGCGCGCTTCCGCCGCTGTCCGAGTTGTATACCGAGCACCGTCCTCGCGCGTTGGCCATTGCCCGACGCATCGTCGGTGATACCGCCGACGCTGAAGACGTGGTGCAGGACGTCTTCGCCCGGCTCGCCCGCCGCGCCCCCGGCTACGGTGGCCGCGCGGCGTGGAGCACCTGGCTGCACCGGGTCATGGTGAACAGCAGCATCAACTGGCTGCGGGCGCGCAAGCGCCGAGACCGGCTGAGCCACGACGTCCAGGAGCCCCTGTCCCCCGAAGCCCTCGCCGTGGGCGCGGAGATGGAGCGCCACTTCGGTGAGGCGATGGAGGACATCAACGAGCAACAGCGCCAGGTGCTCTACCTGCGCGAGGTGCGCGGCCTGAGCTACCCGGAAATCGCCCGGCTGCTGCGCATCCCCGAAGGCACGGTGAAGAGCACGCTCCACCGCGCCCGCCAGCGCACGCTCTCCCTGATGGAAGAGCGCGGCCAGCAGCCCTGAGGGCCCGGGACGGGCTCAGTCCTCGCTCTTCGAGCCGACGAACTGGTCCGCCTTCTCCTTGAAGAGGACGTTGAAGCTGGTGAGCGAGCCGTAGACGCGGGTGATGTAGCTCTGCATCTCCACCTTCTCCGCGTCCGACAGCTTCGGGTGCGCGTTGAGCTTCTGCTCCAGCACCCGGAGCCTGTCGCGCACCATGACGACCTTGTGGAACAGGCTGTCGATGGGCAGGTCCTTGGGCTGCAGCTCGGTGTTGGCGGGCACCAGCCGCATCGTGCCGCCCTCCCACTTGTTGGCCAGGGGCGGCGCGTCCAGCAAGCCGGACGCCTCCCGGAAGATGTCCATCAGCTCTTCACGCGTCATGCTCAACCCTTCCAGGTCCACCACGGCGTTGGGGTCCGCGCGACGCCGCACCACCACCGGCGCCACGCTGCGCGCGGTCCGCTCGCGCGCGGGTGCAACCGCCGAGGGGGCCGCGCTTCCCCGAGGCGTGTACTTGTCGCAAATGGGCGCGGACGGGGGAAAGTTGCCCCGCCACGAGTGCAGCCGGCACGCGCCCACCCAGCCCCGGCGCTCATCCACCGACTGCGGGCTGAACAGCTTGCAATTGCCACACACGCGCTCTTCCGGCTTGAAGACCGGAAAAGGAAGCGAGCCGTCCCCCGCGTCCGACATCAGCGCGTCTCCCCCGCCACCGGCGGGCCCTTGCGCACGCCCAGCTCGCGCAGCAGCGCATCCGCGTCCTCCACCTGGTCCAGCATCCAGAGGATGTAGCGCACGTCCACGTTGACGTTGCGAGCCACGTCCGGGTTGTAGCCGAAGTCGTTGGCCACGTTCTCCCAGACGCGGTCGAAGTTGACGCCCACGAGCTGGCCCTTGCCGTTGACGGTGGGGCTGCCGGAGTTGCCGCCGGTGGTGTCCGCGTCCGACAGGAAGTTCACCGGGATGTCCTTCAGCTTCTTGTCCTGCCACGCGCCAAAGCGCTTCGCCTCGGCGACCTTGGCGACCTTCTCCGGGACGTCGAAGGGCTCCTCGCCGGTGTGCTTGGCCAGCATGCCCGACAGCGTCGTCTGCGGCGTGTAGATGGCGCCGTCCCGCGGCGCGTAGCCCTGCACCTTGGCGAAGCTGACGCGCAGCGTGCTGTTGGCGTCGGGGGCCACCGGCTTGCCCGCGTGCGCCAGCACCGCCTTGCGCCACTCCGGCCGCAGCCGCAGCGCGGCGCCCTGGCGCTTGTCCTTCACCTCGTCGAGCGCGGCCTGCTCCTTCGCCAGGTCCAGGCCGAACGCGAGCAACGGGTCCTTGCGCGCCTCGAGCTGGCCCACCGACTCGGTGGCCATCTTCATGCGCTCGTCCAGCGTCAGCACCTTGGTGCCCGCGTACATGGCGTCAATCTTCGCCAGGACGTCCTTCTCCGAGAACGTCTTGCCAAAGTGCTTGTCCACCGCGGCGATGCGCTCACCGGCGCCCAGCGCCTGCGCGCGGCGCACGAAGGCCAGCAGCAGCTGACGCTCGGCGGGGAGGAACAGGTTCTTCTGCTCGCGCTCCAGCCGGTCCTTGATGCGGACGTGCTCGCGCTCCATGTACTCCGGGCGGCGCTCCAGGTCCGGCTTCGCGCGCTCCGCGGCCAGCCGCGACACCACCACCGCCAGGGCCGGGCCCCGCGCCAGACGCGACGACGCGGCCAGGAGGAACTCACGCTCGAAGGACTTCGCGATGGCGGACTGCTCGACGAGCAGCGCGGCCCGCGCGTCCAGCGCCGGCTGCCACTTCGCGCCGGCCTTCTTGGCCCACACCGCGACGGCGGCTTCCGCCTCGCGCTGCTTCTCCACGATGTGGCCGCGCTTCAGGCCGGCGAGCTGACCGCCCGAGTTCTTGTAGACGTTGTGCAGGCCCTTGAGCTGCGAGGCGGTGGCAATCTTGCCCGCGGGGTCCTTCTCCCCTTCCGCTTCGAGGATGCGGATGGCCTCGCCGAACACGTCGCGCATGCGCGGGTAGAGGCGGGACTGGCGCTCGGCCATCTCCTCCGCGAGCAGCGCGCGGTACGTCATGCCCGGGTAGCCCAGCACCATGACGAAGTCATTGGGCTTCACGCCCTGGGTGGCCAGCGGGAAGAAGAACTCCGCCTTGTAGGGGACGTTCTTGTCGCTGTACGGCGCGGAGGTGCCGTCCGGCGCGGTGTACGCGCGGAGGATGGCGAAGTCACCGGTGTGGCGCGGCCACATCCAGTTGTCCTCCTCGCCGCCGTACTCACCCACCGCGCGCGGCGGCGCGTAGACGAGCCGCACGTCGGTGAGCTCCACCGCGTCCACCAGCGTGTAGTTGACGCCGCCATCGAAGGTGGCGACCTGGCAGCGGGTCGCGGGGCGCTTCTCGCACTCGGCGACCAGTTCCTTCTGCTTCCGCTCGATGGCCTTGTAGCGCGTGATGTCGTCCGCGTCCGCGGGCACCGCGGCGAGCACCGTCTTCGTCACATCGGTGAAGCTGCGCGGGACCTGGACGCGGGAGCCCTTGCCGGGCAGTTCGTCCTCGCGCTTGGAGGCGAGGAAGCCCTGGGTGATGAGGTCACGCTGCGGCGTGCTGTGCTCCTGGATGACGCCGAAGGCACAGTGGTGGTTGGTGATGACCAGTCCCGAGGCGGCGATGAACGCGCCCGAGCACCCGCCGACGTTGACCGCGCCCGCGAGCAGGCCGGTGCCACGCTTCGGGTCCCAGAGCTTCTTGGGGGAGACCTGGAGGCCCTGGGCGCGTAGCCACGCCGGGTCCAGCTCCAGGACCTGCTGGGGAGTCCACTTGCCTTCCCCGGCCAGAGCGGGGGCAGCCACGAGCGACAGAAGGAGGAGCGTCTTCTTCATGGTGTCCTCTCCCTACTCCGTCCGGCGCCCGCAAGCGAATCCCTTCGCCGTGACGCTTCGCGGCCAGGAGGCCGGGCTTTTTCGTGGAAGACGAACCCGGATTAAGTGTTGGGGTGTCCCAGGAGGGGAGCGACCGATGCGGACCGCCAGCGGTGCACAGCTCGATTTCGGCCGGTTGGCCCTGCTCGCCCTCATGCTGGGGGTGGGCTGGTATTTCTGGGATTCACCCGCCCTGTGGCCCATGAAGGTGCTGGTGGTGATGATGCATGAGAGCGGGCATGCCCTGGCGACGCTGCTGGTGGGCGGCTCCGTGGACCGCATCCACCTGGCGGCCAACGAATCGGGCTCCTGCCTGTCTCGCCTGCCGCCCGGGCTGTTCGCCAAGGTGGCCGTCTACTCCGGGGGGTACCTGGGCAGCGCGGTGGCGGGCGCGGGGCTGATGCTGGCCACCTTCCGCTTCCGGCTCCGCCGCTGGGTGCTGGGCACTGCCAGCGTGTGGCTCACCGTCATGGGCCTGGTGTACGCGGGGGACGGCTTCACCCTGCTCTTCTGCCTGGGCACGGCCGTGGTGCTGGCCCTGGGCGCGAAGTTCCTGCCGGATGGGGTGGTGGACGCGCTGAACCTGTTCATCGCGGCCTTCACGGCGCTGTATGCGCTGTTCGATTTGCGCTCGGACTTGTGGAACAGCGCGGTGCGCTCGCAGAGTGACGCGGCGCTCCTGGCGGACCTCACCTACGTGCCCGCGGTGGTGTGGGCGGCGCTGTGGTCGCTGATCGCCATCGGACTGCTGGCGGTGGCGGCGTACACGTCCCTGCACGCCAGGCCCAAGGGGCTCCAGATGCCTTCCATCACGGCGCGGGCGCGGCGGGTGTAGCGCCTCCGGCTATCGGCCACGCGATAGACTTCTCCGATGATGCGGACATTTCTGGTCTCTGCATTCTCGGTGCTCGCGCTGACTTTTCTGGGGTGCTCCAGCGCCGCGAGGATGCCCGCGCCCGAGGCCTGGGAGTCCGCGGAGGAGATGTGCACCACCGCTGATGATGCCCATTGCGGCTCACTCCTGTGTCATGGCGACGCGTGCGGAATCTATCGCTGCGAAGACGTGCCTGGAGCTGTGGAACTGGCGCGCTTCCCGCCTGCGCGTCCTCCCGTGGCGGCTGCGGCGCCTGGGCGCGGTCCCCGGAGGAATTGGGGAGGAGGCCAGAACCTTCCACGGGGCGCCGTCATGGTGTTCCCCAACTGGAACGGCGCTGCCGGCTGGGTGGTGCCACCTTCACGTTGGCTCACAGCCGGGCGGTGGGAGAAGCACCACATCTTCCCCCAGGCCAGAGACCTGGCGGAGTGGTTCAGGGATAGAGGGCTCAGGATTCACGACTACACACTTCCGATTCCTCGAGACATTCATCAGCGGATTCACAAAGGGGGAGAGAGTGGCGGGGCATGGAACCGAGCCTGGCGCGAGTTCAGACTCCGCAATGAGAACGCAAGCCCCGAGGAGATCTTCAAGCACGCGGGCGAACTCATCTACCGCTTCCAGCTCATGGGCGGGCCCATTCGCGCCTACCATTCCAAGCCAGGTACTTGAGAGATTGAGTGCATGATGCGGTTCTTCTGGATACGCGAGGAGCGGACTCCGTCCTTCAACGGCAGCTTCGACGCCACACACAAGTGGCGCCTGCCCGGCGTGAAGTGCGATGCCTGTGGAGTCACGTGGGGTGGGGCCGGGCACCAGTACCCAGGGGTGGACCTGTCTCACGTGCCCGAGCGGTCACGCTTCGTGCGGCCCTGGCCTGTTCTCGTTTCGGAGCTCGCGCAACTGCGAGAGCTGGTTCGCCCCTGGGTGCCCCCTGGCGTGCCACTTCCGCCAGGCACGCATCTGGGGCCTCTTGAAGGCACAGCCTCTGGGCGATTCGGCCCGCTGACGTCACAGGGGGACATTCTGTGGGTCGTGCGACGGGATGCCCTCGAGCGACTTCAAGCAGAAGGAATCAGAGGGCTGCTCGGCTGCAAGACAGAATTGAGGTTTCGCCAGAAGGAGCCGCCGGAGTTGCTTGAACTCCAAATCGAACCGCGCGGCCGGCTCCATGCGGGCTGCCTTCCCTCCGACCTCGCTCCGCCATGCGACGCCTGCGGTCGGGTCGCGCTTCGATTGCCGGACGCGCCCCTTCTCGACGCAGCATCCCTGCCCATCGACCGCGATGTCTTCCGCGTAGGGGACTACGCCACTGTCATCGTTTGCACCGAACGGTTCATGGAGACAGTGCGCAAGCTCGGTCTGGAAGGAATGGCCTTTCGCGAGATTCCCACACGCGGATGACGCTGGAGTCTCCCGCCATTCAGCGGCCCTCCATCACGGCGCGGGCGCGGCGGGTGTCGCACCCGGAGGGCCGGACGGCGTCGCGCCGGGCACAGCGGCCCCTCCCACAGTCGCACGGATGCGCCCCGTGGGTTGTCGCGTGAAGGCTGCCGCCTCATATCGAGGCCTCCGGCCCGTCCTGTCCCGTCCACCTCCGAGCCCGCCGGCCATCCAGCCCGCGAGCGGCTCCGGACGCGGCACGAGGAGAGACGATGAAACATCCTGGCACGTGGCGCGCGTGGCTTCGCGGCGGACTCCTGCTGACCAGCGTATGCGCCGTGGGCGGCACGGTCGCCATCCAGGCCGGGTGCGCGTCCACGCCTGACAGCGCGGCCCGCGAGGGCATCTCCCTGTCGCCCACTCCGCTCTACGGCAAGTTCGTCTGGCACGACCTCGTCACCGACAACCCCGCCGCCGCGAAACGCTTCTATCGCGACCTGTTCGGATGGGAGTTCGTGGACATCCGAGGCGGCCTCCGCCCCTACTCCCTCATCCGCGCCCAGGGGCGCTGGATTGGCGGCATCGTCCATCCGGCGAACGCCGCCGAGAAACGCGAAGGCGCGCTGTGGCTCGGCTACCTCTCCGTGCCCGACGTGGACCGCGCCGTCACCGAAGTCAGCGCGCGCGGCGGAAAGGCGCTCGACGGCCCCATCGACGTGCGGAACATCGGCCGGGCCGCCGTGGTCGCCGACCCGCAGGGCGCGGCGGTGGGCTTCGTGCGCTCCCGGCCCGGAGACCCGGCCGACACGGGCGTGCCGGATGAGGGCCAGTTCTTGTGGATGGAGTACCTGGCCCAGGACCCCGTCGCCGCGGCGGACTTCTACAAGGAACTCCTGGGCTACGAGGTCCGCGAACGCCCACTCGGCGGCGGGCCGCACTATGTCCTCGCCCAGGGGCAGCATCCCCGAGGCGGCGTGCTGGCCAACCCGGTGAAAGGCGCGCGCCCCAACTGGCTCACCTATGTCCGCGTGAAGGACCCCGCGGCACTCGCGTCACGGGCCCAGGCCCTGGGTGGCCGCGTGTTGATGGCCCCGCGTCCGGACGCACGGGGTGGCTCGCTCGCGCTCATCGCCGACCCGAGCGGCGCCGTGCTCGCGCTCCAGCGCTACCCCTTCGAATCGTCCAAGTCCGCAACGGCGCCGTGATGCGCCACCCTGGAGGAGAACCCCACATGCAGCTGCGTCGACACGCTTCCCCCCGCTCGCTGTCCTGGACCGTCCTGATGGCCGGTGCCCTCCTCACGTCCGGATGCACGGACCAGCCCGCGGGCGTCGGACTCGGCTTCACCACGCCGTCGCCCTGGAACGCGACGCCGCAGATGGAGATCACGACCACCTGGAACGGTGGACCGATGTATTGGGCGCCCTGAGCGCGTCGACCTTCTCGCAGCGCGCAGAGACTGCAAGGCATGACGCGCGGCGATCAGATCATCCAGGAGTGTCTTCGTTCCGCAGTCGAGGGGCCGTTCTTCTGAAAGGGCGTTCCCCTCCGTGTTCGGGCTCGACCGAGCGGAGGTCGCCGCCATCCTGGCATCCTGGCCCGCGTGCGACGACCTGGCGAAACAGAAGTACGCCCTCAACAACACGCTAAACAACCTGCTCGGCTACCCGCACAAGAAATGGGCCCTCTGGCCCCAGTAGATCTCCGTCTCACCCGAAGAGGTCAAGACCGTCTCCGCGCGATGGCGAAAGGCCCACCCCAGGGAGGGCCGAGCTCACAGCTGCGCGCCATCGCCCAACGAGGGGAGAATGCTTCCCCGGAGGCGGGCGGCGGACCTCACCACCGCGCCTCCGAGGAAGCGGCGCATCACGCCTGCGGAGCGTGGACGCCGTTGGACAGCTCGTTGCGGACGACCTCGGACACGCGCTCGCGGACCATCTCGCCCACGCGCTCGCGGACGTCGGCGCTCACGCTCTCACGCACCGCGCTCGCGATGCGCTCGGGGTCGACAGAACCACCGCCCTGCTGCATCGGCATCGTGGACGGACCGGCGCGCATCGCCTCACCGAACGCGGCCCGGACGGCCTCGGGGAGCTGCGAGCGGAGCGCCGAGTCCAGCTCCGAGCGCATGCTGCTCATGAGCCGCTCACGCAGGGAGTCCGCCAGCCGCGTGCGGATGGCGTCCGCCAGGCGCTCCACGTCCTGCATCCCCTGCCCCATCATCATGCCCTGCGGCATCATCCCGCCCTGTCCCATCATGCCCCGGTGACGGGCCATGGCGCCGCGCAGCATCTCGCCCATGCGCTCCCGCAGCACCTCGCGGACGCGCTCGCGGACCGCCGAGTTGATGCGCTCACGGAGGCCCTCGGACAGCCGGTCCTGCAGCGTCATCGCGATGCGCTCGGGGTCGAACATGCCGGCAGCCATGCCGCCCCACTGGCGCGTCATGACGCCGCGGAGCCCGTCGGACAGCCGCTCGCGCAGGGCCTCGCGCACGCGCTCACGCAGGCTGTACACCAGCCCCTCGTGGAGGGCCTCGGCCAGGCGCCCGCGGATGGCGTCCGCCAGCCGCTCCGCCTCGTGGGGGCTGAAGCCGGGCATGCGCTCCGACATCACCGAGCGCAGCGTGTCCGCCAGCCGCTCGCGCAGGGCCTCGCGCACGCCGTCATGCGCGGCGGTGTTGATGCGCTCGCGCAGGGACTCCATCAGCCGGGTGCGCACCGCCTCCGCCAGCCGCTCGGCATCCGGGGCGCCGAAGCCGTGGGAGGACATCTGCCACTGCTCAATCAGCGCCGCGCGCACGCACTCGGCCAGCCGCTCGCGGATGCCGTCGCGGATGCGCTCGTGCACCACGGAGGCGATGCGCTCGCGCAGCGTCTCCGACAGGCGGGAACACAGCGCGTCCGCGATGCGCTCCGGTTCCGGCATGCCGTAGCCCTGGGGCATCATCCCATACCCCTGCGGCATCCCGCCGCCGCGCTCGAACATCGCGTGGCGGATGGCCTCCCCCACGCGCTCGCGCACCTCGCGGCCGAGCCGGTCCTCAATCGCGGAGACAATCTGCTCGCGAACGGCTTCGACGACCCGCTCCTTCAGCGACTCACCGAACATCTGCTGCGACTGGGGAGAAAACTGCTCCTGAAACATGAGAACGCTCCTGACTCGACGCCTGGACTGCGAGGAAACACGGCAGGCGAAACCCCCTCTCCTGCCGGGCGCGATTCAATAGACAGGCACGCACTCAGGGTAAACGTGTCCTCGGTGTGAGGCCCCGTTGGCCGCCAGACACCGGCGGCCCGGCACAGGCCACTACTTGCGCGGCCGCATGCGGAACGCGACGAAGGCGTCCACGTTGTCGAAGGCGAAGTACGGGTTCTTCCGCCGCACCGTCTCCATGGAGGTCACCGGTACGTCCGCGTAGTCGTGGCCCGGAAACAGCTTCGCGCTATCGGGCACCTTCGCCAGCACCTGCGACAGGGAGCGGTACATCGCCTCCGGGTTGCCCCCGCTCATGTCACACCGGCCGCAGCCGTTGATGAACACGGTGTCCCCGGACACGAGCGCGTCACCGGCCAGCAGGCAATGCGAGCCCGGCGTGTGCCCGGGCGTGTGCAGTGCCTGGAACGTCTCAGGTCCGACGCGCACGTCATCCCCCGGCCCCAGGGGCCGCAGCGCGTCGCCCAGCTCGCGCAGCTCCGGAGAGAACTGGACTTCTTCCCGCTGCGCGAACACCGGCACGTCCCACTTCGACAGCAGGTCCGGCAGCCCGTTGATGTGGTCGAAGTGGCAGTGCGAGACGAACGCGCCCACCACGCGCTTGCCGTCCTGCTTCACCGCCTGCTCGATGGCCTCCACGTCCCACGCGGGGTCCACCACCACCACTTCGTCCGAGTGCTGGGGGCCCACCAGGTAGACGAAGTTGTCCATGGGCCCGAGCTTGAGCTGCCGCACGTACGGTTCACGCATCGCGAAATCCTCCTCGTGGGAAGCCTCACTCTAACGCCCGGGGCTTGATGCGGTGGGCCCCTTCCCTCTTGAATAGGCCCTTTTTGCCCCTGGGGAGGTCTCCACGTGAAGCGCCCACTGCTCCTTTGCACCCTGCTCGCCGGCACCGCCTTCGCCGCCAAGGAGCGCGCCACCTTCCGCTATACCGCGCCTCCGGATGGGGAGCGTCCCGTCATCGTCAACGCCGTCATCGGCCCCCAAGGCAGTGACTTCGCCATGCGCCTGCGCTTCGACAAGGTGCCGTGGGGCGACGAGTGCAAGAGCCGCTGCGCCAACGCCACGCTGCTGCTCGACACCGACAACAGCAAGCAGACGGGCCTGCGCCTGGCGACGAAGAACGCGCCCGGCAACGGTGCCGACGTCGCCGTCGTCATCCAGGGCGTGCGCGACTACGCGAAGCAGGAAGGCGCCCCGCCCGTGAGCTGGCTGCGGGTGAAGGTCCGCCTGCTCGGCAGCGAGGCCTCCTCCGTGGATGACGGCGAGCTGCTGGCCGAGTTCAACCACCGCCAGGACCCCGAGCGCCTCCACGTGGACGGAGAGACCATCTACCTGCTGGTGGACGCCACCAGCGCCGCCCTGCCCTCCGCTCGCAAGGCTCGCGTCGTCTACCAGCCGCCCGGCGCCAAGCCGCTCCAGGCCACCATTCCTGGGATGATTGGCAGCGGGAGCGGCAAGGGCGTGCGCATCTTCAAGGATGGTTCGTGGGGGAAGGCCCGCGACGCGACGCCCTAGGGCGTCCGCCTGCCGCCAGGGGAACGAGCCGTCCTGTCCTACCCGCACCCACCGTCCCGCCCCATGCCCCAGCCAGGAGGCCCCCGACCTCGGAATTCCGCGGGGTTGGAGTGGGGTTCTGCTGGCAAATAGGACTGGACAGACGTATAGGTAGGCACTGTTGGAGAGTGCGCAACCCCCCGAATTCGTTCCCAATGTCAGGGTGGCATGGTAGTCCCGGCGCCCTGTTACATACCTCTGTTCCCCCAACGTGAGGAGTGCGCGGGTCGCGCGCCGCGTTCGGGGTGCGGGGCGTTCTCACCTGTGGATTGACGACCATGCTCGCAGAAGCCGAATCGAAATCGCGAAAGAAGCAGGGGGCCGGGGGAGGCGGTGGTAGCGGGAGTGGCGGCGGCGCGGGTGGCAACGGCGACGGGTCCGTGCCGGCTTCGCTCGCGGACGAGGCGCGCCGCCGGTACATCAACTACGCCCTGTCGGTCATCACCTCGCGCGCCCTGCCGGACGTGCGTGACGGCCTCAAGCCGGTGCAGCGCCGCATCCTGTTCGGCATGTTCCACGACCACCGGCTGACGCACGAAGCCAAGTACCAGAAGTCCGCCAAGGTGGTTGGCAGTGTCATGGGTCAGTACCACCCGCACGGTGACGCCTCCATCTACGAGGCGCTGGTGCGCATGGCGCAGGACTTCTCGTTGCGCTACCCGCTGGTGGACGGCCACGGCAACTTCGGCTCGCTCGACGGCGACGGCGCGGCGGCCATGCGCTACACCGAGTGCCGCCTGGCGATGCTGTCCAGCGAGCTCCTGACGGAGCTGGGCAAGAAGACGGTGGCCTTCCGGCCGACCTACGACGGCACGCTCCAGGAGCCGGTGGTCATCCCCGCGCGGGTGCCGCAGCTGCTGATGAACGGCACCACGGGCATCGCCGTGGGCATGGCCACCAACATCCCGCCGCACCACCTGGGCGAGCTGGTGGACGCGCTGGTGGCGCTCATCGAGAACCCGCAGCTCCTGACGAAGGACCTGCTCAAGTGGGTGAAGGGTCCGGACTTCCCCACCGGCGGGCAGATCCTCAACGACAAGAAGGAGCTGCGCGACATCTACGAGTCGGGCCAGGGGAGCATCCGCATCCGCGGTGAGTACAAGCTGGAGGACCTCAAGCGAGGCGGCCAGCAGATCGTCATCACCTCCATCCCCTACACGGTGAACAAGTCCACGCTGGTGGCCAAGTTCGGCGACCTGGTGCGCGAGCGGAAGCTGCCGCTCATCACCGACGTGCGCGACGAATCCACCAAGGACGTGCGCATCGTCCTGGAGCTGAAGAAGGACGCCAACCCCGAGCTGGTGATGGCGTACCTGTACAAGCAGACGCCGCTGCAGACGAACTTCGGCGTCAACCTCACCTGCCTGGTGCCCATCAAGGACAAGCCAGAGCTGAGCACGCCCGAGCGGCTCAACCTCAGGGACATCCTCTGGTACTTCCTCACCTTCCGCTTCGACGTGGTGACGAAGCGCTTCGAGCACGAGCTGGGCGAGCTG is from Myxococcus virescens and encodes:
- a CDS encoding RNA polymerase sigma factor; protein product: MHACALPPLSELYTEHRPRALAIARRIVGDTADAEDVVQDVFARLARRAPGYGGRAAWSTWLHRVMVNSSINWLRARKRRDRLSHDVQEPLSPEALAVGAEMERHFGEAMEDINEQQRQVLYLREVRGLSYPEIARLLRIPEGTVKSTLHRARQRTLSLMEERGQQP
- a CDS encoding S46 family peptidase, which gives rise to MKKTLLLLSLVAAPALAGEGKWTPQQVLELDPAWLRAQGLQVSPKKLWDPKRGTGLLAGAVNVGGCSGAFIAASGLVITNHHCAFGVIQEHSTPQRDLITQGFLASKREDELPGKGSRVQVPRSFTDVTKTVLAAVPADADDITRYKAIERKQKELVAECEKRPATRCQVATFDGGVNYTLVDAVELTDVRLVYAPPRAVGEYGGEEDNWMWPRHTGDFAILRAYTAPDGTSAPYSDKNVPYKAEFFFPLATQGVKPNDFVMVLGYPGMTYRALLAEEMAERQSRLYPRMRDVFGEAIRILEAEGEKDPAGKIATASQLKGLHNVYKNSGGQLAGLKRGHIVEKQREAEAAVAVWAKKAGAKWQPALDARAALLVEQSAIAKSFEREFLLAASSRLARGPALAVVVSRLAAERAKPDLERRPEYMEREHVRIKDRLEREQKNLFLPAERQLLLAFVRRAQALGAGERIAAVDKHFGKTFSEKDVLAKIDAMYAGTKVLTLDERMKMATESVGQLEARKDPLLAFGLDLAKEQAALDEVKDKRQGAALRLRPEWRKAVLAHAGKPVAPDANSTLRVSFAKVQGYAPRDGAIYTPQTTLSGMLAKHTGEEPFDVPEKVAKVAEAKRFGAWQDKKLKDIPVNFLSDADTTGGNSGSPTVNGKGQLVGVNFDRVWENVANDFGYNPDVARNVNVDVRYILWMLDQVEDADALLRELGVRKGPPVAGETR
- a CDS encoding M50 family metallopeptidase; translation: MRTASGAQLDFGRLALLALMLGVGWYFWDSPALWPMKVLVVMMHESGHALATLLVGGSVDRIHLAANESGSCLSRLPPGLFAKVAVYSGGYLGSAVAGAGLMLATFRFRLRRWVLGTASVWLTVMGLVYAGDGFTLLFCLGTAVVLALGAKFLPDGVVDALNLFIAAFTALYALFDLRSDLWNSAVRSQSDAALLADLTYVPAVVWAALWSLIAIGLLAVAAYTSLHARPKGLQMPSITARARRV
- a CDS encoding TIGR02269 family lipoprotein; its protein translation is MMRTFLVSAFSVLALTFLGCSSAARMPAPEAWESAEEMCTTADDAHCGSLLCHGDACGIYRCEDVPGAVELARFPPARPPVAAAAPGRGPRRNWGGGQNLPRGAVMVFPNWNGAAGWVVPPSRWLTAGRWEKHHIFPQARDLAEWFRDRGLRIHDYTLPIPRDIHQRIHKGGESGGAWNRAWREFRLRNENASPEEIFKHAGELIYRFQLMGGPIRAYHSKPGT
- a CDS encoding double-CXXCG motif protein — translated: MMRFFWIREERTPSFNGSFDATHKWRLPGVKCDACGVTWGGAGHQYPGVDLSHVPERSRFVRPWPVLVSELAQLRELVRPWVPPGVPLPPGTHLGPLEGTASGRFGPLTSQGDILWVVRRDALERLQAEGIRGLLGCKTELRFRQKEPPELLELQIEPRGRLHAGCLPSDLAPPCDACGRVALRLPDAPLLDAASLPIDRDVFRVGDYATVIVCTERFMETVRKLGLEGMAFREIPTRG
- a CDS encoding VOC family protein, with the protein product MKHPGTWRAWLRGGLLLTSVCAVGGTVAIQAGCASTPDSAAREGISLSPTPLYGKFVWHDLVTDNPAAAKRFYRDLFGWEFVDIRGGLRPYSLIRAQGRWIGGIVHPANAAEKREGALWLGYLSVPDVDRAVTEVSARGGKALDGPIDVRNIGRAAVVADPQGAAVGFVRSRPGDPADTGVPDEGQFLWMEYLAQDPVAAADFYKELLGYEVRERPLGGGPHYVLAQGQHPRGGVLANPVKGARPNWLTYVRVKDPAALASRAQALGGRVLMAPRPDARGGSLALIADPSGAVLALQRYPFESSKSATAP
- a CDS encoding MBL fold metallo-hydrolase, yielding MREPYVRQLKLGPMDNFVYLVGPQHSDEVVVVDPAWDVEAIEQAVKQDGKRVVGAFVSHCHFDHINGLPDLLSKWDVPVFAQREEVQFSPELRELGDALRPLGPGDDVRVGPETFQALHTPGHTPGSHCLLAGDALVSGDTVFINGCGRCDMSGGNPEAMYRSLSQVLAKVPDSAKLFPGHDYADVPVTSMETVRRKNPYFAFDNVDAFVAFRMRPRK
- a CDS encoding DNA gyrase/topoisomerase IV subunit A; translation: MLAEAESKSRKKQGAGGGGGSGSGGGAGGNGDGSVPASLADEARRRYINYALSVITSRALPDVRDGLKPVQRRILFGMFHDHRLTHEAKYQKSAKVVGSVMGQYHPHGDASIYEALVRMAQDFSLRYPLVDGHGNFGSLDGDGAAAMRYTECRLAMLSSELLTELGKKTVAFRPTYDGTLQEPVVIPARVPQLLMNGTTGIAVGMATNIPPHHLGELVDALVALIENPQLLTKDLLKWVKGPDFPTGGQILNDKKELRDIYESGQGSIRIRGEYKLEDLKRGGQQIVITSIPYTVNKSTLVAKFGDLVRERKLPLITDVRDESTKDVRIVLELKKDANPELVMAYLYKQTPLQTNFGVNLTCLVPIKDKPELSTPERLNLRDILWYFLTFRFDVVTKRFEHELGELLRRVHILEGFEKVYDALDEMIKIIRASEGKQDAARKLIARFKLDEAQVDAILEMKLYKLARLEILVVEKELKEKRAEIKRIQGILKDKKKVWGTVQDELGEMKARYNDKRRTRIGGAGSEEMEFSAEAFIADEDAHVVITRDGWVKRVREVKDPSTTRLREGDAVMAVLAGSLKANLVLFSNFGTAYVTRFNDVPASTGYGEPVQKFFKFDDGERVVSALSLDARLPRPQKLVGVTKQGMGMRFLLEPHLEVSTRAGRRYAKTGEGDEIIGVQPVTDRDLLAVLTEKTSALVCKVAEVNELAGPGKGVTVIKVDGGDRVVDFLAVSPSQKDAKLEFETQKGRKLHLSPAKYEVTGRGGKGHEMSKRDAVKEVARPVTFIPLPEKKD